In uncultured Bacteroides sp., the following proteins share a genomic window:
- a CDS encoding efflux RND transporter permease subunit, protein MNNRKSGFIESVMRHHNVVLIFAVALMLIGVIALIKMPRNEFPKFTIRQGVIVGVYPGATSAEVEAQLTRSVENYIFGYEEVKKAKTYSLSKEGMMYIFVELNDNVTNADQFWSKLKHGLADLKMSLPSGVMALVADSDFGDTSALLITLSSNTKSYKELETELKKLESECRKIPSASKIKHYGLQKEKLFVKIKPELLNEYNIKSLTLLGSYQSNGTINYAGVLKDGENDLYVHLPTNFKSEKDLANQIVYSDLNGNVVRLKDIATIERRYEDPDSYIKQNGKKTILLSLEMQPGNNIVEFGKDVDKALASFQQCCPKDIKVAKISELPKYVNDSVKNFMKEFLIAIVAVILVTMLLLPLRVASVAGITVPISILITLCILYMLGLELHTVSLASLILVLGMIVDNSIVIIDNHVEKIDHGYSPWYSAIKSAKELFLPILFATLAIMAAYIPLGFMIPGTSGEFMQSIPIVVSVSLVVSVLVAMLLVPYLNFVFIKKGLKAKTNKENSLHNTLKEWFETLIQKGAQNPKKAISIALVLFGTILFFFIRIHEPIIGIALVVIVIVVLFLLPYIYFVLFANGSGRYKLNINILERLQTWFDKRLELAFRFPKIVIASTLAIIALSFVLFQNIDQQLFPEMERNQFAVEVYLPVGASLEKTAGVIDSLEAVLLKDKRVTNVTSFIGTSSPRFHTAYAPNMPSPNYGQLLVNTVSNEATREVVEENNRKYTEHFANAHVRYKILSLQDYKAPIEIRISSDSVKDIHAVEAKVNGILRKTLGISWRRTDWDQMQQYIKVNIDQDKADRLGYSKDLLSLSLMIGLDGLPLTTIWEKDYPVEVRLSKEDKSGKKSIKKIEDLYATSLPTFSSVPLRSFANFTPDWSEGTIVRRNGIPTLTIQVDNESNVIASDIFNKIKPQVDKLALPKGVSINYGGESEGQEETFTPMALALILSILVIFFILLLQFKKAKLALLILSTMLLALPGAAIGLKLMNYPFSVTAFIGITSLCGIVVRNGIILIDYARELIDVEHMSVYEAALAAGKRRMRPIFLTSAAAAVGVIPMVLSRSTLWGPLGTVICFGLIIAMILTLFVLPVLFTLVCKAKKKNNRVSSVAKVTVMIALVACSFSVPAMAQSLSLDSCKQLALINNRKIKGSVFDMKAAEEQRKSAYTNYFPQVSATGLAMQSSDYLIKGKTSEMNLPVYDGNSANISGATQYAYVPSIPIKALDYLNTAGISVTMPLYAGGRISNGYKLATLGEEISRSQNALTTIEVLARTEELYWSLVSLREKEKTLDLYKTMLDTLYRDVNSYCKAGIVQRNDLLKVQLRQDELQTNMLKLKNGISLTEKALCQHIGINFCLGLIPVTTPSVPKELPLNQASQNMVTNRIEYSLLKKNVEAETLQQKIAVGECLPQLALSASGSVTDMMGKTTPNAMAYLTLSIPISDWWGGSHKIKQQRMKVEKARVDLEDNTELLRLQITQAENELKETFFQIKVAGRSVDEACENLKMTKDNYRARTISISDLLEAQTMYHNTNDNLTDAKCNYQIKMARYLQALGVYK, encoded by the coding sequence ATGAACAATAGAAAGTCCGGATTTATAGAATCCGTTATGCGACACCATAATGTAGTTCTTATTTTTGCTGTGGCATTAATGTTGATAGGAGTGATAGCACTGATAAAGATGCCCCGCAATGAATTCCCCAAATTTACTATACGGCAAGGGGTTATCGTTGGAGTATATCCGGGAGCTACTTCGGCTGAGGTAGAGGCACAACTCACACGTTCTGTAGAGAACTATATTTTTGGGTATGAAGAGGTTAAGAAAGCAAAAACTTATTCTTTATCCAAAGAGGGCATGATGTATATTTTCGTTGAATTAAACGATAATGTTACAAATGCCGATCAGTTCTGGTCGAAACTGAAACATGGGTTAGCTGATCTGAAAATGTCTCTTCCATCTGGTGTTATGGCCTTGGTTGCCGATTCCGATTTTGGCGATACGTCTGCACTACTCATTACGCTTTCTTCTAATACTAAAAGTTATAAGGAACTTGAAACAGAACTCAAAAAACTTGAAAGTGAGTGCCGGAAAATTCCTTCTGCTTCGAAAATAAAGCATTATGGGCTGCAAAAGGAAAAGCTCTTTGTGAAGATAAAGCCGGAATTGCTTAATGAATATAATATAAAATCACTTACATTGCTTGGTTCCTATCAGTCGAATGGGACTATAAATTATGCTGGTGTTTTAAAGGATGGTGAAAATGATCTCTATGTTCATTTACCGACTAATTTCAAGTCTGAAAAGGATTTGGCAAATCAGATAGTCTATTCTGATCTTAACGGAAATGTTGTTAGGCTGAAAGATATCGCAACAATTGAGCGACGCTATGAAGATCCAGACAGCTATATAAAGCAAAATGGGAAAAAGACTATTCTTCTTTCGCTTGAAATGCAACCGGGCAATAACATAGTAGAATTTGGAAAGGATGTGGATAAAGCACTAGCTTCTTTTCAACAATGTTGCCCTAAAGATATTAAAGTTGCTAAAATATCGGAGTTGCCCAAATATGTCAATGATTCCGTCAAGAACTTTATGAAGGAATTTCTTATTGCTATTGTCGCTGTTATTCTAGTTACCATGTTATTGCTTCCGCTAAGAGTTGCTTCGGTGGCAGGAATAACTGTGCCTATTTCTATTTTAATAACGCTTTGTATTCTTTATATGCTTGGTCTGGAACTCCACACTGTTTCGTTGGCTTCGCTTATTCTGGTATTAGGAATGATTGTTGATAACTCTATTGTGATTATCGATAATCATGTTGAAAAGATAGATCATGGTTATTCACCGTGGTATTCTGCCATAAAAAGTGCAAAAGAACTTTTCTTACCTATTTTGTTTGCCACATTAGCTATTATGGCAGCATATATTCCTTTAGGTTTTATGATACCAGGCACTTCAGGTGAATTTATGCAGTCTATCCCTATTGTGGTTAGTGTTTCGTTAGTGGTATCAGTACTTGTGGCAATGCTATTGGTGCCTTATCTTAATTTTGTTTTTATAAAAAAAGGGCTAAAAGCAAAGACAAATAAAGAAAACTCTCTGCATAATACGCTAAAAGAATGGTTTGAAACGTTGATCCAAAAAGGTGCTCAGAATCCTAAAAAGGCAATCTCTATAGCATTAGTTTTATTTGGTACTATATTATTCTTTTTTATAAGAATACATGAGCCGATAATAGGTATTGCATTAGTTGTAATTGTGATCGTTGTTCTATTCTTGCTCCCTTACATCTATTTTGTACTTTTTGCAAATGGATCCGGAAGATACAAATTGAATATTAATATTCTGGAAAGGCTTCAGACTTGGTTTGATAAAAGGCTTGAATTAGCTTTTCGTTTTCCTAAAATAGTTATAGCTTCCACTTTAGCAATTATAGCATTGTCTTTTGTGTTATTCCAAAATATAGATCAGCAACTTTTTCCTGAGATGGAAAGAAATCAATTTGCTGTTGAAGTTTATTTGCCGGTAGGTGCTTCTCTCGAAAAGACGGCTGGTGTGATTGATAGTCTGGAGGCTGTGTTGCTAAAAGACAAGCGTGTGACTAATGTTACAAGCTTTATCGGAACAAGTTCTCCGAGATTTCATACAGCTTATGCTCCCAATATGCCTTCGCCTAATTACGGGCAATTGCTTGTAAACACAGTGTCGAATGAGGCAACCCGCGAAGTGGTAGAAGAAAACAACCGAAAATACACAGAACATTTCGCAAATGCACATGTGCGTTATAAGATATTATCTTTGCAAGATTACAAAGCTCCCATTGAAATTAGGATTTCATCTGATTCAGTGAAGGATATTCATGCTGTAGAAGCGAAAGTTAACGGAATATTGAGAAAAACTCTGGGTATTTCATGGCGCCGTACTGATTGGGATCAGATGCAACAGTATATAAAAGTAAATATTGATCAGGATAAAGCTGATCGTTTAGGATACTCAAAAGATTTACTTTCTCTTTCGCTGATGATCGGGTTGGATGGCTTGCCTCTTACTACTATTTGGGAGAAAGATTATCCGGTGGAAGTGCGACTTTCGAAAGAAGATAAATCTGGAAAGAAGAGCATTAAAAAGATTGAAGATCTTTATGCAACTTCTTTGCCTACATTTTCTTCAGTTCCCTTACGCTCTTTTGCAAATTTCACTCCAGATTGGAGTGAAGGTACCATTGTTCGTCGCAACGGTATTCCAACATTAACGATTCAGGTTGATAATGAATCGAATGTTATTGCATCAGATATTTTTAACAAGATAAAGCCACAAGTAGATAAATTGGCATTGCCGAAAGGAGTCTCAATCAACTATGGAGGTGAGTCTGAAGGACAGGAGGAGACGTTTACTCCCATGGCACTTGCTTTAATATTGAGTATTCTGGTTATATTCTTTATTCTATTACTTCAATTTAAGAAAGCCAAACTGGCACTCTTGATTTTATCGACAATGTTGCTGGCACTTCCAGGAGCTGCAATTGGACTAAAATTAATGAATTATCCATTCAGTGTAACGGCTTTTATTGGAATAACAAGTTTGTGTGGCATAGTGGTTCGTAACGGAATTATCCTTATTGATTATGCACGTGAATTGATAGATGTAGAGCATATGTCTGTATATGAAGCAGCTCTTGCTGCTGGGAAACGTCGTATGCGTCCTATCTTTTTAACATCGGCTGCTGCTGCAGTAGGGGTGATTCCTATGGTACTGAGTCGTTCCACTCTTTGGGGGCCTTTGGGTACTGTGATTTGTTTTGGACTGATAATTGCAATGATATTAACACTCTTTGTTCTTCCTGTACTTTTTACATTAGTGTGTAAAGCAAAGAAAAAAAACAATAGAGTGTCATCTGTTGCAAAGGTAACTGTTATGATTGCTCTTGTTGCTTGCTCATTCTCAGTTCCGGCTATGGCGCAATCTTTAAGTCTGGATTCGTGCAAACAACTTGCGCTAATTAATAACCGGAAAATAAAAGGATCTGTATTTGATATGAAAGCCGCTGAAGAACAACGCAAAAGTGCTTATACTAATTATTTTCCACAGGTTAGTGCCACCGGATTGGCTATGCAATCATCTGATTATCTGATAAAAGGGAAAACCTCAGAAATGAATCTTCCTGTTTATGACGGGAATTCAGCTAATATATCTGGTGCCACTCAATATGCTTACGTGCCTTCTATTCCAATCAAAGCCTTGGATTACCTTAACACGGCAGGTATTTCTGTTACAATGCCCTTATATGCTGGTGGACGCATAAGTAATGGATATAAACTGGCTACCCTTGGAGAAGAGATTAGTCGTAGCCAAAACGCTTTAACCACCATAGAAGTTTTGGCTCGGACTGAAGAATTGTACTGGTCACTTGTGTCTTTAAGAGAAAAGGAAAAGACTCTGGATCTTTACAAAACAATGCTTGACACTCTCTATCGGGATGTGAACAGCTATTGTAAGGCTGGCATTGTTCAGCGGAATGATTTATTGAAGGTGCAACTGCGGCAGGATGAATTGCAGACCAATATGCTTAAGCTGAAAAATGGTATTTCGCTAACGGAAAAAGCTTTATGTCAGCATATTGGTATTAATTTTTGCCTTGGATTAATTCCTGTTACTACTCCCTCTGTCCCCAAAGAATTACCACTTAATCAAGCTTCTCAAAATATGGTAACTAATCGTATAGAATATTCCTTGCTAAAGAAAAATGTAGAGGCAGAGACCTTACAGCAGAAGATTGCTGTTGGCGAATGTCTTCCGCAATTAGCTCTTTCGGCTTCAGGTTCGGTCACTGATATGATGGGAAAAACAACCCCGAATGCTATGGCTTATTTAACTCTTAGTATACCTATCAGTGATTGGTGGGGGGGATCACACAAAATCAAACAGCAACGCATGAAAGTAGAAAAAGCCAGAGTTGACCTTGAAGATAATACTGAGTTGCTAAGGTTACAGATAACACAGGCTGAGAATGAGTTGAAAGAAACTTTTTTTCAAATAAAAGTTGCCGGGAGATCGGTTGACGAGGCCTGCGAAAATCTAAAGATGACAAAGGATAATTATCGTGCACGTACTATTAGCATATCGGATCTTCTTGAAGCTCAGACAATGTATCACAATACAAATGATAATCTTACTGATGCCAAATGCAACTATCAGATAAAAATGGCCAGATATTTACAGGCGTTGGGTGTGTATAAATAA